The following proteins come from a genomic window of Spongiibacter tropicus DSM 19543:
- the typA gene encoding translational GTPase TypA yields MSDSISALRNIAIIAHVDHGKTTLVDKLLSQSGTLDRRNQDAERIMDSNDQEKERGITILAKNTAIRWNDYRINIVDTPGHADFGGEVERVMSMVDSVLLLVDAVDGPMPQTRFVTQKAFERGLKPIVVVNKVDRPGSRPDWVIDQVFDLFDRLGATDEQLDFPIVYASALNGVAGMEPDQLADDMTPLFEMIVDKVPVPEVDIDGPLQMQISALDYNSYVGVIGVGRITRGSMKPNEQVVVVGADGKQRKGRVLTIMGYHGLERVEVERAQAGDIVCITGIEGLNISDTLCAPSTPEALPPLSVDEPTVSMTFQVNDSPFAGKEGKFVTSRNIKDRLDQELIHNVALRVEQGDSPDKFKVSGRGELHLSVLIETMRREGFELGVSRPEVVQKEIDGVLQEPYEQVVIDVEEQHQGAVMEELGLRRAELTNMEPDGKGRVKLEFIAPARGLIGFRGQFLTLTSGSGIMTTVFDHYGEVKGGEMAGRQNGVLVSMVKGKTLAYGLFNLQDRGRLFLGHAEEIYEGQIIGLHSRSNDLVVNPTKAKQLTNVRASGTDDALTLTPPVRHTLEQALEFIEDDELVEVTPKSIRLRKKLLTENERKRAAK; encoded by the coding sequence ATGTCAGATTCTATTTCCGCGTTGCGCAATATCGCGATCATCGCCCACGTTGACCACGGCAAAACCACACTGGTGGACAAGCTGTTGAGCCAGTCCGGTACGCTTGATCGCCGCAACCAGGATGCCGAGCGCATCATGGACTCCAACGACCAGGAAAAAGAGCGCGGTATCACCATCCTGGCCAAGAATACGGCGATTCGCTGGAACGACTATCGTATTAACATCGTGGATACCCCTGGACACGCCGACTTCGGTGGTGAGGTCGAGCGCGTGATGTCGATGGTGGACTCGGTATTGCTGCTGGTCGACGCGGTAGACGGCCCCATGCCGCAAACCCGCTTTGTGACCCAGAAAGCTTTCGAGCGTGGCCTGAAGCCGATTGTGGTCGTTAACAAGGTTGACCGCCCCGGTTCGCGTCCGGACTGGGTAATCGATCAGGTCTTTGATCTGTTTGACCGCCTCGGTGCCACCGATGAGCAGTTGGACTTCCCCATTGTGTATGCGTCGGCACTGAATGGTGTGGCGGGCATGGAGCCGGATCAACTGGCGGATGACATGACGCCGCTGTTTGAAATGATCGTGGATAAAGTCCCCGTGCCTGAAGTCGATATTGACGGCCCGCTGCAAATGCAGATTTCGGCGCTGGACTACAACAGCTATGTGGGTGTTATCGGTGTGGGCCGTATTACCCGCGGCAGCATGAAGCCCAACGAGCAGGTTGTGGTGGTTGGTGCTGACGGCAAACAGCGCAAAGGGCGCGTGTTGACCATTATGGGTTACCACGGGCTGGAGCGCGTGGAAGTTGAGCGTGCTCAAGCGGGCGATATTGTCTGTATCACCGGTATTGAAGGCCTGAATATTTCCGACACGCTGTGTGCGCCGTCGACCCCTGAAGCGCTGCCGCCACTGAGTGTGGATGAGCCTACTGTCAGCATGACTTTCCAGGTCAACGACTCGCCGTTTGCAGGTAAAGAAGGAAAGTTTGTCACCTCGCGCAATATCAAAGATCGCCTGGATCAGGAGCTGATCCACAATGTGGCACTGCGCGTTGAGCAGGGCGACAGTCCCGACAAATTCAAGGTTTCCGGTCGCGGCGAGCTGCACCTGTCAGTACTGATTGAAACCATGCGCCGCGAAGGCTTTGAGTTGGGTGTTTCCCGCCCCGAAGTGGTACAGAAAGAAATCGACGGTGTTCTGCAAGAGCCGTACGAGCAGGTAGTGATTGATGTGGAAGAGCAGCATCAAGGCGCTGTAATGGAAGAGTTGGGCCTGCGTCGTGCTGAGCTGACCAACATGGAGCCCGATGGCAAAGGTCGCGTGAAGCTGGAATTTATTGCGCCGGCTCGCGGCCTGATTGGTTTCCGTGGCCAGTTCCTGACGCTGACTTCTGGCAGCGGCATTATGACCACCGTCTTCGATCACTACGGTGAGGTGAAGGGCGGTGAAATGGCCGGTCGCCAGAACGGTGTCCTGGTCTCTATGGTCAAAGGCAAGACACTGGCCTACGGCCTGTTTAATCTTCAGGATCGCGGTCGTCTGTTTCTCGGTCATGCCGAAGAGATCTACGAAGGCCAGATTATTGGTCTGCACAGCCGCAGCAACGACCTGGTGGTAAACCCGACCAAGGCCAAGCAGCTGACCAACGTGCGAGCGTCCGGTACCGACGATGCGCTGACGCTGACGCCGCCAGTCCGTCACACACTCGAGCAGGCGCTGGAATTCATCGAGGACGACGAGCTGGTCGAGGTGACACCCAAAAGCATTCGCCTGCGCAAGAAGCTGCTGACCGAAAACGAGCGCAAACGCGCCGCCAAGTAA
- the dtd gene encoding D-aminoacyl-tRNA deacylase, whose product MKALLQRVRQARVDVNAQCVGEIQQGLLVFLGVERGDDAGRLEKLLERILNYRVFADEDGRMNLSLRDIGGGILLVSQFTLAAETSKGRRPGFSTAAAPADAEALYEQGLAWLRARHENVACGQFGADMQVRLVNDGPVSFLLEQ is encoded by the coding sequence ATGAAAGCCTTATTGCAGCGTGTGCGTCAGGCCCGTGTGGATGTGAATGCGCAGTGTGTGGGAGAAATTCAGCAGGGGCTGCTGGTGTTTCTCGGTGTGGAACGGGGAGATGATGCCGGTCGGCTGGAGAAGCTGCTTGAGCGTATTCTCAACTATCGAGTGTTTGCCGACGAAGATGGCCGGATGAATTTATCGCTACGAGATATCGGTGGCGGCATTCTACTGGTTTCCCAGTTCACGCTGGCGGCGGAGACCAGCAAAGGGCGCCGTCCCGGCTTTTCTACTGCAGCGGCTCCGGCGGATGCCGAGGCCTTATATGAGCAGGGGCTGGCCTGGTTGCGAGCGCGCCACGAGAACGTCGCGTGCGGGCAGTTCGGGGCGGATATGCAGGTGCGTCTCGTCAACGACGGCCCGGTAAGCTTTCTGCTTGAACAATAG
- the pip gene encoding prolyl aminopeptidase, whose translation MLALYPDIKPYKTQHLSVQPPHQLYIEESGNPDGIPVLFVHGGPGGGCSPKGRCFFDPDVYRIILFDQRGCGRSTPHACLDENHTLALVEDMEVIREHLGVHQWMLFGGSWGSTLSLVYAQRYPKRVLAMILRGIFLCRPQDLQWFYAEGGASRLFPDYWQEFDEAAHRQGDENWMEAYHRQLHGDNELARMSAAKAWCHWEARCSTLRPSHDLEAQIMDTHSAVAMSHIENHFFLNDAFLLAQRQLENLDAIAEIPGVIVHGRYDMICPLDNAQYLHERWPASELLVVREAGHSAFEPGITDALIKATEEIAVLLARQFNGEGA comes from the coding sequence ATGCTGGCTCTATATCCCGATATCAAACCTTATAAAACGCAGCACCTGTCGGTGCAGCCCCCTCATCAGCTTTATATTGAAGAGTCCGGCAACCCGGATGGCATTCCGGTGCTGTTCGTGCACGGTGGGCCGGGCGGGGGTTGCAGTCCCAAGGGGCGCTGTTTTTTCGACCCCGATGTGTATCGCATCATCCTGTTTGATCAGCGCGGCTGTGGTCGCTCAACTCCCCATGCCTGTCTGGACGAGAATCATACCTTGGCGCTGGTCGAGGACATGGAGGTCATCCGCGAGCATTTGGGCGTTCACCAATGGATGCTGTTCGGCGGTTCCTGGGGTTCCACGCTGAGTCTGGTATACGCCCAGCGCTACCCGAAGCGGGTGCTGGCGATGATACTCCGGGGAATTTTTCTCTGCCGCCCGCAGGACCTGCAGTGGTTTTATGCAGAGGGCGGGGCCAGTCGTTTATTCCCCGATTACTGGCAGGAATTTGACGAAGCCGCACACCGCCAAGGCGATGAAAATTGGATGGAAGCCTATCATCGGCAACTGCACGGTGATAATGAGTTGGCCCGCATGTCGGCAGCCAAAGCTTGGTGTCACTGGGAGGCACGTTGTTCGACGCTGCGCCCCAGCCATGATCTGGAGGCCCAGATTATGGATACCCACAGTGCGGTGGCGATGTCGCACATCGAAAATCATTTCTTCCTCAACGACGCTTTCCTGCTGGCGCAGCGGCAACTGGAAAACCTCGACGCCATTGCGGAGATTCCCGGCGTGATCGTCCACGGCCGCTACGATATGATTTGTCCGCTCGATAATGCCCAGTATCTTCACGAGCGCTGGCCGGCTTCAGAGCTGTTGGTCGTACGCGAGGCGGGGCATTCTGCCTTCGAGCCCGGCATTACCGATGCACTCATAAAAGCTACCGAGGAAATTGCCGTACTGCTGGCGAGGCAGTTTAACGGCGAAGGTGCCTGA